A single window of Aquarana catesbeiana isolate 2022-GZ linkage group LG10, ASM4218655v1, whole genome shotgun sequence DNA harbors:
- the LOC141110975 gene encoding ferritin, middle subunit: MGSQVRQNYHSDCEAAVNRMLNLELYASYTYSSMYAFFDRDDVALHNVAEFFKEHSHEEREHAEKFMKYQNKRGGRVVLQDIKKPERDEWGNTLEAMQAALQLEKTVNQALLDLHKLATDKVDPHLCDFLESEYLEEQVKDIKRFGDFITNLKRLGLPENGMGEYLFDKHSVKESS; the protein is encoded by the exons ATGGGGTCCCAGGTGCGCCAGAACTACCATAGCGACTGCGAGGCTGCCGTCAACCGTATGTTGAACTTGGAGCTGTACGCCTCCTACACCTACTCCTCCATG TATGCCTTTTTCGATCGTGATGATGTTGCCCTTCACAATGTGGCCGAGTTCTTCAAGGAGCACAGTCATGAGGAGAGGGAGCATGCTGAGAAGTTCATGAAATATCAAAACAAGCGTGGGGGACGTGTTGTCCTGCAGGACATCAAG AAACCAGAGCGTGATGAATGGGGTAACACCCTGGAGGCCATGCAGGCTGCTCTGCAGCTGGAGAAGACCGTGAACCAGGCTCTTCTGGACCTGCACAAGCTGGCCACGGACAAAGTTGACCCCCAT CTGTGTGATTTCCTGGAATCGGAATATCTGGAGGAACAGGTGAAGGATATCAAACGTTTTGGAGATTTCATCACCAACCTGAAACGCCTTGGGCTGCCCGAGAACGGCATGGGCGAGTACCTGTTTGACAAGCATAGCGTGAAAGAGAGCAGCTAA